The Kineothrix sp. IPX-CK genomic interval CCGGGAACCATAAGGGAAAAGTCTTCGGCTAAATTGTTTCTCCGGTTCAGCGTAAAGGATGCATGAGCCAGCCCGTCAAAATGCAGATCGGAATAACTGTAATCGCAAGAAGGAGTGGAGCCGCAGGTAATGACCCGGCAAGTCAGTCCCCTTGTGATTTCTTCGTAATTATCGATGTCTCCGTTAATGATGAGAGTTCCGTCCTCCGGCAGCAGCTTGGCAAATTTATGGAATGAAGTGCGGATATCATGAATATCTTTAAAGAAGTCGAGATGATCCTCTTCTATGTTAAGTATAATTCCGATCTTCGGAAAAAAGCTTAAGAAGCTATTGGTATATTCACAAGCCTCCGTCACGAAATATTCGGACTTGCCTACCCGGATATTGCCTCCGATGGTCTTAAAGATGCCGCCGATGGAAAGTGTAGGATCGCAGTCGTTCTCGAGGAGAATCTCCGATATCATAGAGGTGGTAGTAGTCTTGCCGTGGGTGCCGCTGACGGCGATGGGAAGCTTGTAGTTTTTCATCATCTGCCCGAGAAGCTCGGCTCTCGACAGATGGGGAATACCCATTTCCTTCATGGCGATAAACTCGGGATTATCGGGATGGATGGCACTGGTGTACACGATGAGGTCGATATCATAGGTCAGATTCTCTGCTCTTTGTCCGTAGTGGACAACCGCTCCCTTCTCCTTTAAGGCTTCGGTCAGAGGCGATTGTCTCATATCCGAGCCGGATACTCTGAAGTCCTCCGTCAGAAGAATCTCGGCGAGACCGCTCATGCTGATGCCGCCGATGCCGATGAAGTATATGTGAATAGGGTGTTGAAAATCAATGTTGTACATAACCGCACTTCCTGTTCTTTTTATGCTTATACTGTATTGCCCGGAGCGGACGATATGTCTTTTCCCTTGGACGATACGCATACTATATTATACTCACATAGCCGGAAAAAACCAATAGCAATTTGAGTCGGAAATTGTCGGAGAAGGAAACAAGCCCCGTAAAATGGCACGTTTTGACTAAAAGTGACCGTATGATACGCAAGAAACTCCAAAAAAATATATAAAATATACAAATAAATTTCTTTAAATGTAAAAATATTGTAAAAAACTTACATAAAAAATGCCGTAAATTGAAAAGTATTTTGTAAAAAATATTCACTTTCTTAGTATAATATGGTATAATCTAAAACACAATATAGTAATTACTTAAGTGTGACTAACAGGTAAGACTGATAAGAGGTGATGACATGATTAAAAAAGAAATGATTGCCATGTTGTTAGCTGGGGGACAAGGAAGCCGTCTGGGGGTTTTGACATCGAAGGTGGCAAAGCCGGCGGTAGCCTTCGGGGGAAAATACAGAATTATCGATTTCCCTCTCAGCAATTGTATTAACTCCGGTGTGGATACGGTGGGAGTATTGACCCAGTATCAGCCTCTTAGGCTGAATACACACATAGGAATAGGTATTCCGTGGGACCTTGACAGGAATATAGGAGGTGTAACGGTGCTTCCGCCTTATGAGAAGAGCACCAACAGCGAATGGTATACGGGAACGGCTAACGCTATTTATCAGAACATTGATTATATCGACAGCTTCAATCCGGACTACGTGCTGATACTTTCAGGAGATCACATCTATAAAATGGATTACGAGGTAATGTTAGACTTTCACAAGGAGAACAACGCTGAAGTAACGATTGCGGTCATGCCGGTGCCGATGGAGGAAGCGAAGCGGTTCGGCATCATGATCACCGATGACAGGAAGCAGATAACGGATTTCGAGGAGAAACCCGAGAACCCGCGAAGTAATCTGGCTTCCATGGGGATTTACATATTTAGCTGGAAGGCTCTGAAGAATTCCCTGATCATGAATTCGGAACAGCCGGCGCTGGATTTCGGCAAGCATATCATTCCATATTGCCATAGGCAGGGCTCGCCGCTGTACGCATATGAATTTAACGGCTACTGGAAGGATGTAGGAACACTCAGTTCTTACTGGGAGGCCAACATGGAACTTATAAACATTGTGCCTGAGTTCAACCTGTATGAAGAATATTGGAAAATATACACGAGAAGCACCATACTGCCGCCCCAGTACATATCCTCCGAGAGTGTGATCGAAAAGAGTATCATCGGAGAGGGCTCCGATATTCATGGCGAGATATACAATTCCGTAATCGGCTGCGGCGTTGTCATCGAGAAGGGGACCGTGGTGAGGGATTCCATCATCATGAACGAGACGCATATCGGTTCGGGCTGTGAGTTGAACAAGGTAATTATCGCGGAGAATGCGGACATCGGGAACAATGTAAGGATGGGGATTGGCGATGAGGTTCCTAATGAGACAGATCCGCACATCTACAATGTAGGAATGGTTACAGTGGGGGAGAAGAGTGTGATTCCTGAAGGAGTGACCATAGGAAAGAATACCGTAATCTTTGGAGTCACAGCGCTGGAGGACTACGAACAGGCAAATCTTTTAAGCGGGAGAACATTGATAAAGGCGGGTGAAGAACATTGAGAGCGATTGGTATTATTTTAGCAGGCGGCAACAATCACAGAATGAAAGAATTATCCCAGAAGCGCGCGGTATGTGCGATGCCTATTGCAGGAAGCTATAGAAGCATCGACTTTGCTCTTAGCAATATGTCTAACTCGCATATTCAAAAGGTGGCGGTATTTACACAGTACAATGCCAGAAGCCTGAACGAACACTTAAGCTCCTCCAAATGGTGGGACTTCGGCCGCAAACAGGGCGGATTATTCGTCTTTACGCCGGCAGTTACGGCGGAGAGCAGTTACTGGTACAGAGGAACGGCGGATGCTATTGCCCAGAACCTTACCTTTTTGAAAAACAGCCATGAGCCGTATGTAGTAATCGTCTCCGGTGACGGTATTTATAAGATGGATTACAACAAAGTGCTGGAATATCATATCGATAAGAAGGCGGATATTACGGTTGTATGTAAGGACATGCCGGAGGATATGGATGCGGGAAGGTATGGCATCATCAAGATGAATGAGGAGAGCCGTATCGAGGAATTTGAAGAAAAGCCTATAATGGCCAGATCCAGCACCGTTTCCTGCGGTATTTACATAGTAAGAAGGCGCCAGCTTATAGAGATGATAGAAAAGGGTATGGAAGAGGATCGTTATGACTTTGTAAAGGACATTCTTATCCGTTACAAGAATATGAAGAGGATATACGGCTACAAAATCAAGTCGTACTGGAGCAACATAGCGACAGTTGAGGACTACTTCCATACGAATATGGATTTTTTGAAGCCGGAGATCAGGGACTATTTCTTCAAACAGTATCCCGACGTATATTCCAAGGTGGATGATCTGCCTCCTGCGAAATACAATGTGGGAGCAAATGTGAAAAACAGCCTGATTTCCAGCGGAAGCATTGTAAACGGCACGGTAGAGGACTCCGTTATCTTTAAAAAGACATACATCGGAAATAATTGCTACATAAAGAATTCCATTATTCTGAACGATGTCTACATCGGGGACAATACACATATTGAAAACTGCATAGTGGAGAGTAGGAATACCATCAGGGCCAATTCCTACCATAAAGGCGAGGAAGGTATTAAAGTTGTGATAGAGCATAATGACAGATATGTCATATAGCGACAAACCTATGATTAGCCAAGGGGGATAAACGACATGGATATTACAGACGTAAGAGTGCGTAAGATCACGAAGGAAGGAAAGATGAAAGCAATTGTATCGATTACCTTGGACGAAGAGTTCGTAGTTCACGATATCAAGGTGATTGAAGGAGAGAAGGGGCTTTTCATTGCAATGCCGAGCAAGAAAGCGACAGATGGAGAATACAGGGATATCGCCCATCCGATCAATTCCAGCACAAGGGAGCGGATTCAGGCGACCATACTGGAGAGCTATGAAAAAGCGCTTTTGGAGCCGGACGAAGAAGAATAGGATAAGAATAAAAAAAGAACAAAGAAAAACATGCGATAAAAACGGGAATGCTCTAAATGGGCATTCCCGTTTTTACGTAATAGATAGATATCAGCACTCTTTTGATTCCTCCTGAATAATAGCTTGTTGAAATGTAGAAGGTTTAAGGTTAAAATGATGTGTAAGCGTTAACGGATGATAGGAGAAATAAGGTTGAATAAAAATGCGTATTCAACTATTGATTTGAGTGCGCGTCGCAACGTGCAGATGGGTATAAAGATGTTTATTATTGCAGGCCTGGGAAATCCGGGAAAAGAATATGAAAATACAAGACATAATGTAGGTTTTAAGGTGATAGATGTCCTTGCGGATAAATATAATATAAGTGTAGCCGAATTGAAGCATAGAGCGATGATAGGGAAGGGCTATGTGGGCGGTCAGAAGGTAGTTCTGGTGAAACCGCTCACGTTCATGAACCTGAGCGGAGAAAGTATCCGCCCGGTTATCGATTATTATAAGGTGGAAGCAGAGAGCGATCTGATCGTCATTTCGGATGACATCAGTCTGGAACCGGGGCAGATCCGTATCAGGAAAAAAGGGAGTGCAGGAGGACATAACGGGCTGAAGAACATTATAAAGCAGCTTGGACACGACAACTTTCCGCGAGTGCGCATAGGCGTGGGTGAGAAGCCGAAGAATTATGATCTCGCTGACTGGGTGTTGGGACACTTCAATAAAGAGGAAAAAGCGGCGGTGGATGAAGCGTTGGACAAGGCAGTAAAAGCGCTGGAAATCATGCTGGCAGACGGGGCGGATACCGCCATGAATGAATTCAACCGCAAGGTATCGTTATAAATATAATAGATGGACGATGGCCGCAAGGAACAAAAAATAACCAGGAGAGGAATACTTAGATGAGGACATTTACCGCACCCTTGTACGAGCTGGGTGAATTCGAAGAAATTACAAAGCTCCTTAGTAAGCCACAGGCGGCAGTGTCGCTGATGGGATGTGTGGATTCGCAGAAGCTTCATATGGCATATGGGCTCAGCGAGGGCTTCAAATATAAAATCATTGTTACTTATAACGACCTGAGGGCGAAGGCGATATTTGAAGATTGCAAATTATATGACAGGAATGTCACAATGTATCCGGCAAAGGATCTGATCTTTTATCAGGCGGACATTCACGGCAACCAAATCGTTACGGAAAGAATAAAGGCGCTAAGAAGAGTGATCGAAGGCAGACCGCTTACGGTGGTGACTACCTTCGATAGCTTTATGACGCCTCAAGTGCCTCTGTCCGTTTTGGAAAAGAATGTGATTCGCATAGACTGCCAGGCTTCTGTGAACGAAAGAAAGCTTGCCCAGAAGCTTGTGGAAATGGGATATGAGAAGAACTATCAGGTGGAGGCACCGGGACAGTTCTCCATTCGCGGCGGCATTGTAGATATTTTTGATTTGACGGAAGAGAATCCTTATCGAATCGAACTGTGGGGAGAAGAAGTAGAATCTATCCGGAGCTTCGACATCTTAAGCCAGCGTTCCATAGAAAGGCTGCAGTCCATCCGCATTTATCCGGCTACGGAAATGGTCCTTACCGCTGAGGAAATGAAAAAGGGTATGGAGCGGGTAGAAGCAGAGTCCCGAAAATGCGGGGACAGATTCCGAAAGGAGTTTAAAACCGAGGAAGCGCACCGCATTACCTCGCAGATTAAAGAGCTGAAGGAGCAGATTTTCGAGTTCAAGGAGGCGGCAAATCTGGAAAGTTACATACGCTATTTCTATCCGGAAACGGTTTCCTTTATGGAGCTCTTCGATAAGGACAAGAGCTGTATCTTTATCGATGAACCGGCACGGGTGAAGGAACATGCGGATGCGGTGGAACTGGAATTCAGGGAAAGCATGATGCACCGGATGGAAAAGGGTTACGCTTTGCCCGGGCAGGCGGATCTCCTGTTCGGCTCGGAAGAGGTGGCTGCCAGGATGGCGAAGAACAGAGTGGTGACCTTGGCGGCGATAGACTTGAAGAACTCGCTTTTCAAAGCGGATAAGAAGTTCGATATCGGAGCGAAGAGCGTCGCTTCCTATAACAACAGCTTCGAGGCTTTGCTTAAGGACTTGAAGCGGTATAAGAAGGGCGGGTACCGGGTTCTTCTTTTATCCGGTTCAAGAACGAGGGCGAAGCGGCTGGCGGAGGATTTAAGAAATGAGGAGCTGACCGGTTTTTACAGTGAGGATCCCTTTCGGGAAATACAGCCGGGAGAGATAATGACCTTCTACGGCCGTGCGCAGAAGGGTTTCGAATACCCGCTGATAAAGTTCGTCGTTATTTCGGAGAGCGATATTTTCGGCGCGGAAAAGAAGAAAAAGCGGAAGGTCAAGAAATATGAAGGTCAGAAGATCAACGGTTTCAATGACCTTAAGGTGGGAGATTTCGTAGTCCATGAAAATCATGGACTTGGCATCTATAAAGGAATTGAAAAAGTCGAAGTAGAAAAAGTGGTCAAGGACTATATTAAAATCGAATACCGGGACGGAGGGAATCTCTATATACTCGCCACCGGTCTGGATGTGATCCAGAAATATGCCTCAGCCGATGCCAGAAAGCCGAAGCTCAATAAGCTGGGCACGCAGGAATGGAGCCGGACGAAGAGCAAGGTAAAAGGGGCGGTAAACGAGGTGGCAGGAGACCTTGTGGAGCTGTATGCGGTAAGACAGCAGAGAGAAGGTTTTGTCTATGGAAAAGATACGGTATGGCAGCAGGAGTTTGAAGAGATGTTTCCCTACGAGGAGACGGAGGATCAGATGACGGCCATCGCGGCGACGAAAAAGGATATGGAAAGTGCGAAGATCATGGACCGCCTCATTTGCGGAGACGTAGGCTACGGCAAGACGGAAATTGCCATTCGTGCGGCGTTTAAAGCGGTTCAGGAAGGTAAGCAGGTCGTATACCTGGTACCTACCACCATTTTGGCACAGCAGCATTACAACACGTTTGTACAGAGAATGAAGGATTTTCCGGTACGCGTGGATCTGCTTTCCCGTTTCCGGACGCCGGCGGAACAGAAGAAAACGGCAGAAGACCTGAGAAAAGGCCTTGTGGACATCGTCATCGGCACCCACCGGGTGCTTTCCAAGGATATTGTTTTCAAGGATCTCGGACTTCTTATTATCGATGAGGAGCAGCGTTTCGGAGTGGCTCATAAAGAAAAGATAAAGAATATGAAGGAAAATGTGGATGTGCTTACCCTCACGGCTACGCCTATACCGAGAACACTCCATATGAGCCTTATCGGCATCCGTGATATGAGCGTACTGGAGGAGGCACCGGAGGACCGTCTTCCGATCCAGACCTATGTACTGGAATATAATGAGGAAATGGTAAGAGAGGCTATCGTCAGGGAGCTATCCAGAGATGGCCAGGTTTACTATGTCTATAACAGGGTAAATAATATCGCAGATATTGCGTCGGGAATCGCCGAGCTCGTGCCGGAGGCGAACGTTGCTTTCGCTCATGGCCAGATGAAGGAGCATGAGCTGGAAAAGATTATGTATGACTTTATCGGAGGTGAAATCGACGTACTGGTTTCCACTACGATTATAGAGACCGGTCTGGACATCTCTAATGTGAATACGATGATCATCCATGACTCCGACAATATGGGACTTTCCCAGCTTTATCAGCTCAGAGGGCGAGTAGGACGTTCCAACCGCACCGCCTATGCGTTTTTGATGTATAAGCGGGATAAGATGCTGAAAGAAGTTGCGGAAAAACGTCTTGCGGCTATCAAGGAATTTACCGATTTGGGCAGTGGCTTTAAAATTGCCATGAGGGATTTGGAAATACGCGGTGCGGGCAATCTGCTGGGCTCGAAGCAGCATGGACATATGCAGGCGGTAGGATATGATTTGTATTGCAAGATGCTGAACGAGGCGGTAAAGAACCTAAAGGGAATGAAAACGGAGGAGGATTTCAATACCTCTGTGGATTTGGATGTGGATGCATTTATTCCGCCGTCCTATATCATGAATGAATTTCAAAAACTGGATATTTATAAGCGGATCGCAGGTATCGATAATAGTGCGGAAAGCGATGATATGAAGGAGGAATTGCTGGATCGTTTCGGAGAAATCCCTAAATCGGTGGATAACCTCCTAAGAATCGCTTTGGTGCGTGTAAATGCCCACAAGCTTTACATGCCTGAGGTGCGGGGACAAAATGGCGAGATACGCTTTTTGCTGAACTCCGATGCAAAAATAAGAGCGGAGAATATCCCCGCCCTTTTGAAAAAATATCCCAAGCTTTCATTTAACGCCAAGGGTACTCCCTTTTTCCTCTTCCGCTACAAAAAATGTGCGGTGGTAGAGAAGGATGCGGAAAATCTGCTGACGCTGACTGAAGAGCTGCTCTCGGATATGAAGAAAATACTGCTCGATGAAAGCGCCGCT includes:
- the murC gene encoding UDP-N-acetylmuramate--L-alanine ligase, whose protein sequence is MYNIDFQHPIHIYFIGIGGISMSGLAEILLTEDFRVSGSDMRQSPLTEALKEKGAVVHYGQRAENLTYDIDLIVYTSAIHPDNPEFIAMKEMGIPHLSRAELLGQMMKNYKLPIAVSGTHGKTTTTSMISEILLENDCDPTLSIGGIFKTIGGNIRVGKSEYFVTEACEYTNSFLSFFPKIGIILNIEEDHLDFFKDIHDIRTSFHKFAKLLPEDGTLIINGDIDNYEEITRGLTCRVITCGSTPSCDYSYSDLHFDGLAHASFTLNRRNNLAEDFSLMVPGEHNVHNAMAAIALADVLRIDSDTVKKALLHFTGTDRRFEYKGKKDGITIIDDYAHHPTEITATLKAAQNYPHNTLWCVFQPHTYTRTKSFLKEFAAALSLADKVVLSDIYAARETDNLGISSANLQAEINKLGAECFYLSSFEEIENFLSESCVKNDLLITMGAGDIVKVGENLLKK
- a CDS encoding glucose-1-phosphate adenylyltransferase — encoded protein: MIKKEMIAMLLAGGQGSRLGVLTSKVAKPAVAFGGKYRIIDFPLSNCINSGVDTVGVLTQYQPLRLNTHIGIGIPWDLDRNIGGVTVLPPYEKSTNSEWYTGTANAIYQNIDYIDSFNPDYVLILSGDHIYKMDYEVMLDFHKENNAEVTIAVMPVPMEEAKRFGIMITDDRKQITDFEEKPENPRSNLASMGIYIFSWKALKNSLIMNSEQPALDFGKHIIPYCHRQGSPLYAYEFNGYWKDVGTLSSYWEANMELINIVPEFNLYEEYWKIYTRSTILPPQYISSESVIEKSIIGEGSDIHGEIYNSVIGCGVVIEKGTVVRDSIIMNETHIGSGCELNKVIIAENADIGNNVRMGIGDEVPNETDPHIYNVGMVTVGEKSVIPEGVTIGKNTVIFGVTALEDYEQANLLSGRTLIKAGEEH
- the glgD gene encoding glucose-1-phosphate adenylyltransferase subunit GlgD — encoded protein: MRAIGIILAGGNNHRMKELSQKRAVCAMPIAGSYRSIDFALSNMSNSHIQKVAVFTQYNARSLNEHLSSSKWWDFGRKQGGLFVFTPAVTAESSYWYRGTADAIAQNLTFLKNSHEPYVVIVSGDGIYKMDYNKVLEYHIDKKADITVVCKDMPEDMDAGRYGIIKMNEESRIEEFEEKPIMARSSTVSCGIYIVRRRQLIEMIEKGMEEDRYDFVKDILIRYKNMKRIYGYKIKSYWSNIATVEDYFHTNMDFLKPEIRDYFFKQYPDVYSKVDDLPPAKYNVGANVKNSLISSGSIVNGTVEDSVIFKKTYIGNNCYIKNSIILNDVYIGDNTHIENCIVESRNTIRANSYHKGEEGIKVVIEHNDRYVI
- the spoVG gene encoding septation regulator SpoVG; the protein is MDITDVRVRKITKEGKMKAIVSITLDEEFVVHDIKVIEGEKGLFIAMPSKKATDGEYRDIAHPINSSTRERIQATILESYEKALLEPDEEE
- the pth gene encoding aminoacyl-tRNA hydrolase, which encodes MFIIAGLGNPGKEYENTRHNVGFKVIDVLADKYNISVAELKHRAMIGKGYVGGQKVVLVKPLTFMNLSGESIRPVIDYYKVEAESDLIVISDDISLEPGQIRIRKKGSAGGHNGLKNIIKQLGHDNFPRVRIGVGEKPKNYDLADWVLGHFNKEEKAAVDEALDKAVKALEIMLADGADTAMNEFNRKVSL
- the mfd gene encoding transcription-repair coupling factor, with amino-acid sequence MRTFTAPLYELGEFEEITKLLSKPQAAVSLMGCVDSQKLHMAYGLSEGFKYKIIVTYNDLRAKAIFEDCKLYDRNVTMYPAKDLIFYQADIHGNQIVTERIKALRRVIEGRPLTVVTTFDSFMTPQVPLSVLEKNVIRIDCQASVNERKLAQKLVEMGYEKNYQVEAPGQFSIRGGIVDIFDLTEENPYRIELWGEEVESIRSFDILSQRSIERLQSIRIYPATEMVLTAEEMKKGMERVEAESRKCGDRFRKEFKTEEAHRITSQIKELKEQIFEFKEAANLESYIRYFYPETVSFMELFDKDKSCIFIDEPARVKEHADAVELEFRESMMHRMEKGYALPGQADLLFGSEEVAARMAKNRVVTLAAIDLKNSLFKADKKFDIGAKSVASYNNSFEALLKDLKRYKKGGYRVLLLSGSRTRAKRLAEDLRNEELTGFYSEDPFREIQPGEIMTFYGRAQKGFEYPLIKFVVISESDIFGAEKKKKRKVKKYEGQKINGFNDLKVGDFVVHENHGLGIYKGIEKVEVEKVVKDYIKIEYRDGGNLYILATGLDVIQKYASADARKPKLNKLGTQEWSRTKSKVKGAVNEVAGDLVELYAVRQQREGFVYGKDTVWQQEFEEMFPYEETEDQMTAIAATKKDMESAKIMDRLICGDVGYGKTEIAIRAAFKAVQEGKQVVYLVPTTILAQQHYNTFVQRMKDFPVRVDLLSRFRTPAEQKKTAEDLRKGLVDIVIGTHRVLSKDIVFKDLGLLIIDEEQRFGVAHKEKIKNMKENVDVLTLTATPIPRTLHMSLIGIRDMSVLEEAPEDRLPIQTYVLEYNEEMVREAIVRELSRDGQVYYVYNRVNNIADIASGIAELVPEANVAFAHGQMKEHELEKIMYDFIGGEIDVLVSTTIIETGLDISNVNTMIIHDSDNMGLSQLYQLRGRVGRSNRTAYAFLMYKRDKMLKEVAEKRLAAIKEFTDLGSGFKIAMRDLEIRGAGNLLGSKQHGHMQAVGYDLYCKMLNEAVKNLKGMKTEEDFNTSVDLDVDAFIPPSYIMNEFQKLDIYKRIAGIDNSAESDDMKEELLDRFGEIPKSVDNLLRIALVRVNAHKLYMPEVRGQNGEIRFLLNSDAKIRAENIPALLKKYPKLSFNAKGTPFFLFRYKKCAVVEKDAENLLTLTEELLSDMKKILLDESAALD